Proteins encoded by one window of Manihot esculenta cultivar AM560-2 chromosome 10, M.esculenta_v8, whole genome shotgun sequence:
- the LOC110624593 gene encoding type I inositol polyphosphate 5-phosphatase 10 isoform X1, whose protein sequence is MSSKTQSFRVFVATWNVGGKSPHSGLNLDGFLQINNPSDIYVLGFQEIVPLNAGNVLVVEDNEPAARWLALIDQSLNKSCSMASRAPKSLSPLGSSLLFQKPSLKRICKNLRTESGRRMKTCNCSHALERKYSKDFCLWCQPNNTSEDEFSLEIEEDDGLGNYVLSSSEISTPITVNQMKYSLVVGKQMVGIFVTIWVRKELAQYVSHLRISCIGRGIMGCLGNKGCISVSMYLHQTSFCFVCSHLASGEKEGDELRRNSDVIEILKNTQFQRICRSPYSRVPEKIIEHDRVIWLGDLNYRISLGYSETRKLLERCDWRALFDNDQLKIEREAGRVFRDWKEGKIYFAPTYKYSYNSDNYAGETTETKNKRRTPAWCDRILWRGSGIQQLSYVRWESQFSDHRPVLATFMVDVHVTEEGSKKGSSSFRMKIESEEHIPLTRK, encoded by the exons ATGAGTAGTAAAACTCAGTCATtcag AGTTTTTGTGGCAACCTGGAATGTGGGAGGAAAATCTCCTCACAGTGGGCTCAACTTGGATGGATTTCTTCAAATCAACAATCCATCAGATATATATGTCTTAGG TTTCCAGGAAATTGTGCCATTAAATGCTGGAAATGTGCTTGTTGTAGAAGACAATGAACCAGCTGCAAGATGGCTAGCTTTAATTGATCAATCACTGAACAAATCATGTAGCATGGCTTCAAGAGCACCAAAATCCTTGTCCCCACTTGGCAGTTCACTTCTGTTTCAAAAGCCTTCTCTTAAAAGAATCTGTAAGAATTTAAGGACTGAGAGTGGAAGAAGGATGAAGACTTGCAATTGCAGTCATGCATTGGAAAGGAAATATAGCAAGGATTTCTGTTTATGGTGCCAACCAAATAATACAAGCGAGGATGAATTTTCCTTAGAGATTGAAGAAGATGATGGACTTGGAAACTATGTATTATCATCTTCAGAGATTTCCACTCCCATTACTGTCAACCAGATGAAGTACAGCCTTGTAGTGGGTAAACAAATGGTTGGAATTTTTGTTACGATCTGGGTAAGAAAAGAGCTTGCTCAATATGTTAGCCACTTGAGGATCTCTTGCATTGGTCGTGGGATCATGGGCTGCCTTGGAAACAAG GGATGTATATCTGTAAGCATGTATCTCCATCAGACAAGTTTCTGTTTTGTGTGCAGTCACTTGGCATCAGGAGAGAAAGAGGGAGATGAACTCAGGAGAAATTCTGATGTGATAGAGATACTTAAAAATACACAATTTCAGAGGATTTGCAGATCACCTTATAGTCGGGTGCCTGAGAAAATTATAGAACATGA CCGTGTCATATGGTTAGGGGACTTGAATTACAGAATATCTTTGGGCTACTCTGAAACCCGTAAGCTTCTGGAGCGTTGTGACTGGCGTGCTCTATTTGACAATGATCAG TTAAAAATTGAGAGAGAAGCTGGGCGTGTCTTCAGGGATTGGAAAGAGGGAAAAATCTACTTCGCACCTACTTACAAATACTCCTACAACTCAGACAATTATGCTGGGGAGACAAcagaaacaaaaaacaaaagaagaactCCAGCTTG GTGTGACAGGATACTGTGGCGTGGCAGTGGGATACAGCAACTTTCTTATGTACGATGGGAATCTCAGTTTTCCGACCACCGACCTGTACTTGCAACATTTATGGTGGATGTACATGTTACCGAGGaaggatccaagaagggatcaTCAAGCTTTAGAATGAAAATTGAAAGCGAAGAGCACATACCtctaacaagaaaataa
- the LOC110624593 gene encoding type I inositol polyphosphate 5-phosphatase 10 isoform X2 encodes MASRAPKSLSPLGSSLLFQKPSLKRICKNLRTESGRRMKTCNCSHALERKYSKDFCLWCQPNNTSEDEFSLEIEEDDGLGNYVLSSSEISTPITVNQMKYSLVVGKQMVGIFVTIWVRKELAQYVSHLRISCIGRGIMGCLGNKGCISVSMYLHQTSFCFVCSHLASGEKEGDELRRNSDVIEILKNTQFQRICRSPYSRVPEKIIEHDRVIWLGDLNYRISLGYSETRKLLERCDWRALFDNDQLKIEREAGRVFRDWKEGKIYFAPTYKYSYNSDNYAGETTETKNKRRTPAWCDRILWRGSGIQQLSYVRWESQFSDHRPVLATFMVDVHVTEEGSKKGSSSFRMKIESEEHIPLTRK; translated from the exons ATGGCTTCAAGAGCACCAAAATCCTTGTCCCCACTTGGCAGTTCACTTCTGTTTCAAAAGCCTTCTCTTAAAAGAATCTGTAAGAATTTAAGGACTGAGAGTGGAAGAAGGATGAAGACTTGCAATTGCAGTCATGCATTGGAAAGGAAATATAGCAAGGATTTCTGTTTATGGTGCCAACCAAATAATACAAGCGAGGATGAATTTTCCTTAGAGATTGAAGAAGATGATGGACTTGGAAACTATGTATTATCATCTTCAGAGATTTCCACTCCCATTACTGTCAACCAGATGAAGTACAGCCTTGTAGTGGGTAAACAAATGGTTGGAATTTTTGTTACGATCTGGGTAAGAAAAGAGCTTGCTCAATATGTTAGCCACTTGAGGATCTCTTGCATTGGTCGTGGGATCATGGGCTGCCTTGGAAACAAG GGATGTATATCTGTAAGCATGTATCTCCATCAGACAAGTTTCTGTTTTGTGTGCAGTCACTTGGCATCAGGAGAGAAAGAGGGAGATGAACTCAGGAGAAATTCTGATGTGATAGAGATACTTAAAAATACACAATTTCAGAGGATTTGCAGATCACCTTATAGTCGGGTGCCTGAGAAAATTATAGAACATGA CCGTGTCATATGGTTAGGGGACTTGAATTACAGAATATCTTTGGGCTACTCTGAAACCCGTAAGCTTCTGGAGCGTTGTGACTGGCGTGCTCTATTTGACAATGATCAG TTAAAAATTGAGAGAGAAGCTGGGCGTGTCTTCAGGGATTGGAAAGAGGGAAAAATCTACTTCGCACCTACTTACAAATACTCCTACAACTCAGACAATTATGCTGGGGAGACAAcagaaacaaaaaacaaaagaagaactCCAGCTTG GTGTGACAGGATACTGTGGCGTGGCAGTGGGATACAGCAACTTTCTTATGTACGATGGGAATCTCAGTTTTCCGACCACCGACCTGTACTTGCAACATTTATGGTGGATGTACATGTTACCGAGGaaggatccaagaagggatcaTCAAGCTTTAGAATGAAAATTGAAAGCGAAGAGCACATACCtctaacaagaaaataa